One window from the genome of bacterium encodes:
- the larC gene encoding nickel pincer cofactor biosynthesis protein LarC, whose protein sequence is MSIAYFDCFSGASGDMILGALVDAGAPLTKITRELTKLGVGDFRIERKRAKGFAGTDLRVVAIEEPDHAHYADIDAAVAASRISKGARELARDVFRRLAEAEARVHGTTIERVHFHEVGAVDSIVDIVGSAIAFEHMGFGEIHCSPLPLSSGTVRCAHGELPVPAPATLELIRGVPLEKTNVKGELVTPTGAAILTAVASHFGACPLQRIDRVGVGHGDREIKGRPNILRLMIGDGFRAVAIEADIDDMNPELFENAMGRMFAAGAVDVTLQPIQMKKNRPGVRLACIAPWDAKERVIDAVLNETTTFGVRYWPAERKMLARELGTSKIKAGRFNLKIGRDESGRIVKAMPEFEDVKRLACKAKRPVVDIYNDAMVEARKLLKAGRKTP, encoded by the coding sequence ATGTCCATAGCATACTTCGATTGTTTTTCCGGCGCATCAGGCGACATGATACTCGGCGCCCTCGTGGACGCAGGCGCCCCACTCACGAAGATCACGAGGGAGCTTACGAAACTAGGGGTCGGAGATTTCAGGATCGAGAGAAAGAGGGCGAAGGGTTTCGCCGGCACGGACCTACGAGTCGTTGCGATCGAGGAGCCGGATCACGCCCACTACGCGGACATAGACGCCGCCGTGGCGGCGAGCCGGATCTCGAAGGGCGCGAGGGAGCTGGCGAGGGATGTCTTCAGGAGGCTGGCCGAGGCCGAGGCGAGGGTGCACGGAACCACGATAGAGCGCGTCCACTTCCACGAGGTCGGCGCGGTGGATTCCATAGTCGACATAGTTGGTTCTGCGATCGCGTTCGAGCACATGGGCTTCGGCGAGATCCACTGCTCGCCTCTTCCCCTGTCGAGCGGCACGGTCCGCTGCGCGCACGGAGAGCTCCCGGTGCCTGCGCCTGCGACGCTGGAACTCATCCGCGGCGTGCCGCTTGAGAAGACGAACGTGAAAGGCGAGCTCGTCACGCCCACCGGAGCTGCGATCCTCACCGCGGTGGCGTCTCATTTCGGCGCCTGCCCCCTGCAGCGCATCGACAGGGTGGGCGTGGGTCACGGCGACCGCGAGATAAAGGGGCGGCCCAACATCCTGCGGCTCATGATCGGCGATGGCTTCCGCGCCGTAGCGATCGAGGCCGACATCGACGACATGAACCCCGAATTATTCGAGAACGCCATGGGGAGGATGTTCGCCGCAGGGGCCGTGGACGTAACGCTCCAGCCGATACAGATGAAGAAGAACCGCCCAGGGGTCAGGCTCGCCTGCATCGCCCCCTGGGATGCGAAAGAACGCGTCATCGACGCTGTGCTTAATGAGACCACCACCTTTGGCGTGCGCTATTGGCCGGCGGAGAGAAAGATGCTGGCAAGGGAGCTTGGGACATCGAAGATCAAGGCAGGCAGGTTCAACCTCAAGATCGGCCGCGACGAATCCGGCCGCATCGTCAAGGCCATGCCCGAGTTCGAGGACGTAAAGCGCCTCGCCTGCAAGGCGAAGAGGCCTGTGGTTGATATATATAATGATGCGATGGTCGAGGCCAGAAAGCTGCTCAAGGCTGGCCGGAAAACGCCGTAA
- a CDS encoding hemolysin family protein — protein sequence MSVAFVIIILFICLLLEGFFSGSEIAVVSADKFKLALATDAGSQRARMALHLVKRPGVFFSTTLLGTNLSAITASVVSTFFIIDRFGEAYAPLAILYWPFALVFGEIVPKSIYQHHADRIVLRVAPLLFGVSFALYPAVWIFSKLTDILLGGVKKRAAFGHPITRDELELMIEMGGPGTSDVRPAERTLISRLFDLADKRVEQIMTPLVDVITVPVKATHDEACGVMDHHGYSRVPVIDGDAFNVVGVLTGVDLLFGGEQKGVRELMHKAYFVPEEMPLDELLIEMKRRGVSLAVAVDEYGAATGIVTVEDLLEEVVGEIRDEHDEEPHLYSRVGRFRYILSGRLEVGHANDRLKLEIPAGPYQTVAGFAIHEIGRIPKAGDSFVSGRYEYKVTRATDRAVIEVEAWRAADKPEGERV from the coding sequence GCTCGCCACCGACGCCGGCTCGCAGAGGGCGCGCATGGCCCTGCACCTGGTCAAGAGGCCGGGCGTATTCTTCAGCACCACGCTGCTGGGCACCAACCTGTCCGCCATCACCGCATCGGTTGTCTCAACATTTTTCATAATCGATCGCTTCGGCGAGGCCTACGCCCCGTTGGCCATCCTCTACTGGCCCTTCGCGCTGGTCTTCGGCGAGATCGTGCCCAAGAGCATCTATCAGCACCATGCGGACAGAATCGTGCTGCGGGTGGCGCCGCTTTTGTTCGGCGTCTCCTTCGCGCTGTACCCGGCGGTCTGGATCTTCTCCAAGCTCACGGATATTCTCCTCGGCGGTGTGAAGAAGCGCGCGGCGTTCGGCCATCCCATCACGCGCGACGAGCTGGAGCTGATGATCGAGATGGGAGGCCCGGGCACGAGCGACGTTCGCCCCGCGGAGCGCACCCTGATCTCCAGACTCTTTGACCTGGCGGACAAGCGAGTGGAACAAATCATGACGCCCCTGGTCGACGTGATCACGGTGCCGGTCAAGGCGACCCACGACGAGGCGTGCGGGGTGATGGACCACCACGGATACTCCCGCGTGCCCGTGATAGACGGCGACGCGTTCAACGTCGTGGGCGTGCTGACCGGCGTGGACCTGCTCTTCGGCGGTGAGCAAAAGGGCGTGCGTGAGCTCATGCACAAGGCCTACTTCGTGCCCGAGGAGATGCCGCTCGACGAGCTGCTCATCGAGATGAAGCGAAGGGGGGTTTCTCTGGCGGTCGCGGTCGACGAGTACGGCGCGGCGACCGGCATAGTCACGGTCGAGGACCTGCTCGAGGAGGTCGTGGGCGAGATCAGGGACGAGCATGACGAGGAGCCGCACCTGTACAGCAGGGTCGGCAGATTCCGCTACATCCTTTCGGGGAGGCTAGAGGTCGGCCACGCGAACGACAGGCTCAAGCTCGAGATCCCGGCGGGGCCGTACCAGACGGTGGCGGGGTTCGCCATACACGAGATCGGGAGGATACCGAAGGCGGGGGATTCCTTTGTATCCGGCCGCTATGAGTACAAGGTGACAAGGGCCACGGACAGGGCGGTGATCGAGGTCGAGGCGTGGCGCGCGGCTGACAAGCCGGAAGGCGAGAGGGTCTGA